The stretch of DNA AAACGGCATGGCCGTCAGTGTACGGTGCAGCCGCTCAGCGGGCGCGTTCCCAGCCCAAGGTCTGCTCCCAAGTGTTGTCGGCGTGGGCCTGGTCAGACACTTGGGCGGTGGCGGGCAGGGCCAACAGGGAAGCGCTGAGTGGCTGCGGCTGTGTCCACGGCACCGGCCCGCACACGAAGCTGCCCGCTTTGCCCAAATAGACCACCTGGCTGCCCTCGTCTAGCCGCCCGGTGCAGGCTTCTAAGTACACCGCATTTAACATCTAGATAAACTTTGCCCCAAGAATCTTGAGCCCAGTCATGAGCGCGGCCCGGAGCTCAGTCACGGCGTTGTCACAACGACGCGGCATCAGAATCCCCTTCAACTTCCGCCACACCTCCTCAATGAGGTTCAGAAAGGGCGCATAGGGTGGAAGATACCGAAGGAACAGCCCCTGCTGTTCCCAAGACGCGCGTTGTTCCCTGAGTTTCGCGCTCCTGTGAAAGGGCGCGTTGTCCAGGACGACGACCGTGAGCTGGTTCGGGTCACAAACCGAGGCCAAGGTATTCAGATATGCGATCACCTGATCCCCGTTGCAGCTGCCTTCCAGTTCGCGAACTTCCAGCACTTCTTCGCAGGCGTGCAGGCTGTAGGTGCCGATGAGGTTGATTCGTCCAGAGGATCCCCACCGAGTGGGGATTTCAAACTGCTGCCCAGAACCTCGCTTAAACCACGTCGCCCCCACCGACAACATCAGAGAAAGTCCGGTCTGGTCGAGATATTTCAGGGTGAGTTTGCTGTCCAGTGCCCCCTTTTTAAGATCTCCAAAGAAGCCTGATGTGGTGCGATAATTTCAGGATCGAGCGTCTGAGCGGGTGAATATCGGGCGCGTTTCCAGCGGTATCCCAGACGTTGCAGGTGATTGGCCAATGCACGAGGTCGAATTCCCACCCCAAACTGCTGTGCGAGAGCCTCGCACAGCAGTGGAGCATTCCAGAAGCGCTGTTCTCGCAGTTGCTTGTGAAGAAACTGCTCCATCTCTGGCGTCACTTTCGAGGGCTGTCCAGGTGGACACTCATCGGCCAATCCGGGAATGCCGCGCTCCTCGAAACGGGTGAAATCATGGTGGATGGCCTGATGGTTCCGGCCAAAATGCGCGGAGAGTTGTGGAATGCTCCAGCCCTGTCGATGCAGCCGAAGGATGCTGGCCCGCAGGCGAACCTTCGGGTGGGTGTGTGGACTGATCTCCAGTTCCCGAAGCAGCTCATCAGCGTCTTCGGAAATGTCAATGCGGCGAGCAGGACGAGCCATGCTTAAGTCTACATGTTAAATGCGCTGTACTTAGCTGCCGACCCGCTTCGGCCAGTACCCCTTCCATATGATGCTCGGCCTGAACGCGCAGATCCCCTGCCTGCGACGAGGGAAGGGCGTACAGCGCGGTACACACGCTGCCCAGTAAGTCGCTGACCCCTTCCGGCCAAGGCGGGAGCCGCTGCATAGAGTTGGCGCTCAGAATCAGGCCGCCGCCCGCGTCGTCTTCCAGCAAAAAGACTTGCTGTACATGCCGTGCCTGAGTGTCGCCTGATGAGGAATCGGCCATAGGTGCAGCTTAGGCCAGCTGGATGATCGGCCCGTGATCGGCGGCGTCATCACAGTTCAACGGTTCAACTTTCCAACGGCCTGGCTGAGGCGAACCTTGATCGGCCCTTGCCCACTCACCACTGCCTACACCCGAATTACTTGGAAGTCAGGGTAAACGTCAGCAGCGGTTCGGAACTTCCACTGGGGCCAGTTTCTACAAAGCTGACCGGAATGGCGAAGCGGGCCGTACCCTGCGTCAGCGCCTTTTTCACGTAGTACACGTAGGTCACGGTGGGGCCAGCGCCGCCTACCACAGGAGGCGAACCAGCAGGCCGGGCAGGGGGCGGCGTGTTGGTTTTGTCGATCAACACCAAATACTGGGCTTCCACTTCTACAGCCCGCCAGCTATAGCCCGTACCCGCCTGGGTGGGCAAATGAAAGCGCAGCACGTCGCCTGCCTGCACGGTCAGGGTGGGAGCGGTTTGGTTGGCTGTGATATCCAGGGTACGCGTCATGGTGGCCTTTGCAGGGGCGCGGGCGGGCTGTGCAGCGGCCAGCAACAGGGGAGAGGTCAGGGCGAAAATAGAGAGCGCGGCCAGCAAAGGTTTCACACACTTATCCTGCCCCAAATTGCGCCGCTGCGGGGGCCAATACAGCGCAGTACCCCCAATACAACAGAGCACCCCCACAAGATGAGGGGGTGCTGCATGAGAGGGAGTCCTTGTGGTGCCGAGAACGGGACTTGAACCCGTATGGTCAAAGACCGTCCGATTTTAAGTCGGGTGCGTCTACCGATTCCGCCATCCCGGCCCAGAGTGATCCTGGGAAAGACTGGCGCAGTATATCAGCAACACTTGAAATTGTTATTCAAAAAGCCAGCACAAAAAAACCCTGCCGTGAGGGGCAGGGCGAGTGGTGGAGGTGGGCGGAGTCGAACCGCCGTCCAAAGGTTCGTTCAACGTGCGTCTACGTGTGTATCCCGCTGTTTAATTGTCGGGTCTTGGGCCACCAGCGGGCGGGTTTCCCTTAACCGTAGTTCCACTTATTTTCGCCGTCAGCTATGGAACCTTGCCTGGGCTAGCCTTCTTTTGTCTCAGTTCGCGCCTCGCCAAAGGCCGGGCTAGACGGTCACTGCTCACTTATGCAGCGAGTTGGTAGTTCTGGTTGCCAATTAAAGGCTTTGCCGTTTTTTTACGAGGCCCACGGCACCTCGACACGCAGCAGCGCCTTCAGTTCCCCTGTCGAAACCGGGTCACCCCCAGCAGGTGTACTTCGCGTTGGGATTCCGTTTAGAGTCCCTCAGCAACGGCAAGTATAGCACTTTTGCGCTGATTTCAACCTGACCATTTGCATAGGCTGGCACTCATGCAAAAGGCTTAGCCTAAGGCGTGCGTCTCACTGTTCTCACCTCCTTAACGGCCTCTCTGATGGCCCTGAGTGTCACCGCCTGTGCCGCGCCGTCTAATGTGTCTGGCACTCCATCTGGCACGGCGCGTACCGCCTTTTGGCTGCGGCCCCCTGCCACCGCCGCCGAACTGGAGCGCACCCTGAATGCTGCTGGAGCTGCCGGATTTACCGATGTGCTGCTGGAGGGTTTCTTTCATGGGCGCGTGGCGTGGAACAGCACGCAGTTTCCCCGCAAATTGAAGTATGACGCAGTGAAAACGGCGCTGAACGTGCAGGCACGGGGTGGGCCGCGTGTGAACGTGTGGCTGGAAACGCTGTACTGGCGGCCCGATGCGTCTTTCGGCATCCCGGTCACACCCCTCTGGAAAGACAGCATGGCGACCCTGAGCGCGGCCGGGCTGCCCAGCCTGAAGTACAGCAAATTGGGCTTTGTCGACCCCGCCGACGCCGATGTGCAGGCCACGCTGACCGCCCTGACCCGTGAAGTGGCGACCCTGTACCCCGGCGCGGGCCTGCATCTGGACTACTTGCGCTACCCACGTGAAACCGACTTTGGCTACCATCCCGCTGCACTGGCCGGATTCGCCGCCCAAACCGGGCTGGACGCCCGCACCCTGAAACGTCAGAACGAGGACGGCACAACTTCTGACGGCTGGCGGCTCTGGACAGACTACCGGGCGGGCCTGATTACCAAGCTGGCCGGAACCCTCAGCAGCACCTACCAGGCGTCGGGCGGGCGTGGCCTGATCAGCGCCGCCGTGTTCTATACGCACGATCCGCTGCAACGCTGGCAGGTCTGGCCGGGGCTGGAAGCCGCCATGCCGATGGTGTACCTGCCCTATCCGGCCCTCACGCGGTTGGCTTTACTGCAATTTCCGCAGCGCCAATTGGTGTGGCCGGGGCTGCAAGTCGGGGCCGGGTCGCCCACGCTGGCCGCGCAATTACAGGCGGTGCGGGCCAGCGGCTACGGCAACGCGGCAGTCTTCGGCTGGACACCGGGAATCAAGTAGAGGAGTCAAGAGAGCCTAGCTGTCTCCCCGCAGTTTTCCTCGCCCCAGTCGTCCCCGCAGCACCCGCCATTGCTTGATGCCGTAAGCCTGTACCGGATGCGTCCAGCGCCCGCCCACTGTGCCCTCAGCGAGTGCGGCCAGCAGGTCGGCGGGCGTATGAACCGGCCTGAACGGAGCCTCTGCCCACGCTTCCCCGATGTCTTGCAGGGTATGGGCGTCGCTGCCCGCGCACATGGGCAGGCCGCGTTCCTGGGCCCACTGCGCCGCCACCCGGTTCCAGTGGGGCCGCGACACACGCGAGTTGAAGACTTCTACGAGGTCTAGAGACTCGGCAATCCGGGCGGTGGCTTCGGGCTTCAGGCGGTAGCGTTTGAGGGGATCGAAGCCGTGCTGAAGCATGACCAGACCGCCCTGAGCGTGAATGGCCTGCACCGTGTCTTCGGGCGAGAGCCGGGGCGGAATGCGCTCGCTCAGAAACAGGCCGATCAGTTCCCCCTCGGCAGTCGTAATTTCTTCTCCGGGGATGATATTCAGGCGGTCAGACAGGCCCATGTCGGCCACGATAGCTGCCAACTGTGGGCCGCCGCGCTGCTGGTCGTGGTCGGTGACGGCAAGGGTGCGCGTGTTGCTGCTCATCATCCACGCCGGAATATCGCGCAGGCGGGTATGGCAGTCGTGGCTGACTTCGGTGTGCATGTGCAGGTCTATTTTCATCTGTCGTCTCATGTGCAGGCTTCAGGGCTGACGCTGAGGCCGCAGCATTTGCAAGGCTCCCGGCCACGCTTCTATCCTGACCCTGCCACCGGGGTCTGCCTGCCGCGTCTCGCCGTCCACATGAAAGATCTGGCCCACATAACTGATCTCGGTCACGCGCGCATCGTGGCTTTGCACACTGGGGCGGTCTTCGAAGGTGTCGGTCAGCAGGGAGGTCAGGTAGGCCAACATGCTTTCGCGGTCAGAGTGGGCCACCCGGATCACGTCCAGCGTGCCCTCGGTGGGGTCGGCGTGCGTAGAAAAACGCAGCGTGGGGCCAGTGGCGCTGGTGTTCATAACTTCCAGAATGGTGTAGGCGTCGTCGGGAAAGGCCCGCCCGTCCAGGGTCAGCGACACGGTGGGCGGCGCGAAGCCCGGCATGGCCCGGATCATGGCCTGCACCGCCCGCAGCACGCTTTTGCCGTCGTCGGGGCCATACTCGGCCATCACGTCGGCAAACAGGCCGCAGCCACACGCTTCTAAAAACAGGTCATGGCCCCAGGGCCCGCGCACCCGCCCTACATCAAAGGGCACGGCCTGTGCGCCTGCATAAGCCCGGATCACCTCTAACGGGTCGCCCAACACACCCAGCGTGCGGGCCACATTGTTGGCCGTGCCCATCGGTATTACACCCACCTTCAGCGCCGCCCGCTCTTCTTCAGGGCAGGCCAGCAGATGTAGGGCCACCGCCCGCAAGGTGCCGTCTCCGCCCGCCACGAAAATGGTGCCACGTGCCCCCTGCAAGGCGTGGGCAATGTCGTCGGCGCTGGCCGTAGCGCGGTAAATCGGGCGGTAGCCGATAGCCGCCAACTCTTCGACCAGATGATCGGGGCTGGCCCGTTCGCTGCTGCCTGCCCGCGTGTTGTAGATCAGGGTGGCTTCGGTGGACTGGGACTGTGCCTGAGATGGGGCCCTCGCCTGGGCCTGTGCTTGGTGGGGCTGTGCAGGGACGCCTACGGTGTGTGGAACGGGGTGCAGCGTCATACTGCGAGTGTATAGGCTCAGACCGGACGTGGGGACACTTATCATTTCTCTACTCTCCGGTTTGGGTCAGCGCGTACTCCACCAACAGCGGCAAATGGTCGCTGCCTGCGTCGGGTAAGACCTGCACCCGCACAGGCTGTAGCCCGCGTGCCAGCGCGTGATCTATTCGTAAGTAGAGGCTGGGGAACGTCCACCCCGGCCCCCGTCCGGCCTGATCGTGGGCGTCGGGGCCATAAGCGCGGATCAGGCGGCGGTAGAGGCGGCCACGCGGCGGGGTGTTCAGGTCGCCTGCCAGCAGCAATGGCCCGGATTCTGCGGCGGCGATCTGCTCCAGCAGTCCCACCTGTTGGTTCCGCACATCGCGGGTGCGGCCCACACTGTCCCAGTCGCCCGCCAATGCGCGGGACAGCAGCACCGTATTCAGATGGACATTGACCACGCGCAGGCGTTGGCCCCGCCAACCGAGGGTGGTCTGCAAATACTGGCGGTTGCTGCCCGGAGCCGCGAACACCTGCGTTTTCAGCACGGGCAAGCGCGACTGTTTTAATGAGATCAGCGTCATCACTTCGCCTGCCGAATGCAATGCGTAATCGGGCAAACCCGCAACCAGTGCGGCGCGGTAATCAGAATCCATGAAGCGGGTTTCTTGCAGCATCAACACGTCGGCATTCATGGCCCGCAGGTTGGCGGCCATTTTGTCGGGCGCGATTCGAGTGCCCCGCGCTGTGTTGAAGGTCACGACGCGCAGAGCAGCGGCTGAGGTGGCCGGAGCGGGGGCAAACGCACTGTGAAGCAGCCCCGCTCCCCACGCGGCCAGCGCACTTGCCAGCACCGCAGTCGCCCACCCGCGCCGCCGTCCATCCCGCCGAATAAGTGTCCAGCACAGCACCAATGGCGCAGGCAACAGCCAGACCACCGGGGGAAGGTATGCCAGCAACAGTGTCGGCACGCTGGCTTCGGCCCCCCACTCGCCCAAAGCCCAGGCGAGGGCCACCACTGCCAGATAGAACCAAGCCAACCGGGAACGCCACATCTGCCACATATAGACCTCGCAGCCTGACCCATGGGGCGGCAGGCTGCGACAGTCTAAAGATGGAGGGTGGTGGGTGGATCGGAGATCGTGGTTGGGCTGTTTCTACGATCCACACTCCACGTTCGGTTTATTGCCATTCCGCCGCCCGTTCCCGCGTCTCCTCGCGCACGGCCAATTCCTCGCGCTGCACCCGGTTGATCGCGTCTGCGAGGGCTTCGCGCAACTCGTTCAGACCCCGGTTATTCAGGGCACTGGTGGGAATAGAGGGGGTTTCTTCGCCCACCGTGTCCAGAATCCGCCCCTGCTCGCGGCGCAGGGTGTCTTCGTCGGTGGCGTCGGCTTTGTTGAGGGCCACGACGGTGGGCATATCGCGGAAGCCGAGGTCTTCCAGAATGCGGTTCACGGCGTCGAAGCGGGTGTCTGCGCCGGGGCTGGCGGCGTCCAGCACATGCAGCAGCACGTCGGCGTCTCCAATTTCTTCCAGCGTAGACCGGAAGGCCCGCGTCAGGTCTTTGGGCAGGTCGCGGATAAAGCCCACCGTGTCGGTCAGCACCACTGGCCCGATGCCCTCGATGAAGCCCTGACGGCTGGTGGGCCGCAGCGTGGCAAAAAGTTTGTTCTCGGCCAGCACGCGGCGCGGTTCGTCGGTGGCGTGCGTGAAGGCGTTCAGCAGCGTCGATTTGCCTGCGTTGGTGTAACCCACGATGGAGACCACCGGGACTTCGTTGCGCGAGCGTTGCTTGCGGCGTTCTTCGCGGCGCATGGCCACGTTTTCCAGTTGTTTCTCCAGGAAGCTCAGGCGGTCGTTGATCCGGCGGCGATCCAACTCCAGCTTGGTTTCGCCGGGGCCGCGTGTGCCGATGGCCCCACCCGCCGCGCTGCCCCCGCCCCCGCCGATGCGCGAGAGTTGTGCGCCCGCACCCAGCAGTCGGGGCTTCATGTAGCGGAGCTGCGCCAGTTCCACTTGCAGGCGCGATTCCACGCCCTGTGCGTGCAGCGCGAAGATATCCAAGATCAGTTGTGTGCGGTCTACGATCTTCAGGCCCGTGGCGGCCTCGATTTCGCGGGCCTGTGCTGGCCCCAGTTCTTGCCCAAAAATCAGCAGTTCGGCGTCCAGATGGTAGGCCCGGCTGGTCAATTCTTCCAGCTTGCCTGCGCCCACCAGCGTGCCGGGTTTCAGGTTGCGCCGGAACACCAGTTCTTTGTGAACCACGTCTGCGCCAGCGGTGCGGGCCAGTTCTGCCAGTTCGGTCAGGCGCTCGTCGGCATCGAATTCACCCTGATCAATCTGTACCAGAATGGCGCGTTCGCGGTCTTTGGTGGCCTGCCGGGTGCGGGCAGCCCGCGCAATTTCTTCTTCCAGCGCCGACACCTGCGCCCCCAGATCAAACTCGTCGATCTGAAAGGACGGCACAGGCGGCAAAATGCGCCAGTCTTCTTCCTCGCCCACCGTGCCGGGCGGGGTCAGGTGCGCGGTGTGAACGAGTCCGGGCTGGCCCTCGCCGTTGGCCGCGCGAACCTCGATGGCGCTCATGGCGTCCAGCCGCTTCAGGAACAGTGTGGAGAGGTCGCCTTTGCTGAGGCCGCCGCCTTTGGGGTGCGCGTGCAGCAGGTGAAATCCGGCCAATCGGTTCTCGCCCATCCGGAGTTCGGGCAGTTCGGCAGCTTTGGCATCGGCCACCGACACGCTGATCACACGGCCCCGGCGGTCAATGAGCACGCTCACTTCACGGCGAATATCGAAGGCCAGTTCGGCCAGATTGCGGGCCAGTTCCGGCGAACCCACGCGCCCCGGCTCGATGCGGCGGCGGTACAGGTTGCTGAGGGACTTGAGTTGTGCAGGACGCAGACCGGAGGTATTCCCTAGGACTTTATCTATGTGGGGTCACTTCCTCTTTAGGGGTGTGGGATGTGGGAAAAGAGTGGAAATGTCGTGCATCAGACGGCTTTCCGGCGCTCTTTTAGAAGGCTGGGAATACAGTACAAACCTTTGGGGAAGAGTGTGGGGTGTAGGACGTGGGAAATGCCCCGCGTGGCGCATTTGACAGCAAGTGCCGTGTTGTACACATCTCATGACTCAAAGCCGCCTGAAGGCCACCGGAACAGCGTTCGCGGGGCGGGGCACAGCACACGTCCGGGCATCGCCTCAGAATATCCGAGGGAGCCGCTGGGAAACGTGTGCTTTCACTTCAGGAAGTTGATCATCGTGTGGGTATTTTAGCGGTTGGCCGGGGCGGGGGCATCGGCAAAGTGGCGTAGTCAAAAGAACCGAGTGGGGGAGAGTGCCGCAGTCTTTTACCGCGTCCCACTCGGCTTCCGCCACCTGTTGCCCGCGTTACGCTACCCCATGACCCTCTACGCGGTGTTGACGGTGGTGGTGGCTCTCTGGCTGGGCTCGACAGGCTGGCAGTCGTCCGGCGTGGCGCGGACGCACTGGGTCAGGCTGGCGGCGGGCCTCTCGATTGCGGGCGCGTCCATGCTGATCTTGTCGTATACGGCAGCCTTTGCAGTCGGTGTGGGCACACTGCGCGGCGGGCCGTTGGGCTGGCCGAATGCGGCAACCATCGTGCCCCCTGTGGCTTGGCTGGCGTTCGGGGTGGTAGCGCTCCTGCTGGCCGAGTCGTGGGCCGTCCGCTTTCAGATCATCGGCCTAGGCGTACTGGGCTTTGTGCTGGGGCTGGGGTTAGGTGGCGGATTCATCGGCTTGGGGGGCGGCTGAAGTTTAGTTTCGCTCACTCCCCCTGCAACGTCAGCACCAGCTTTCTGCTTCCGCCCTGATCGCGGTGCTCGCACAGGTAAATTCCCTGCCAGGTGCCGAGGGCCAGCCTTCCCGCCCGCACAGGCAGCGTCAAGGACGGCCCCAGCAAACTGGCTTTGATGTGCGCGGCCATGTCGTCTGGGCCTTCCTGAGTGTGTTCAAACTCGGCCCAGCCATCGGGAACCGCATGATTGAAATACCGCTCGAAGTCGCGCCGCACGTCTGGGCTGGCATTCTCATTCAGAGTCAGGCTGGCCGACGTGTGCTGAATAAAGACATGCAGCAGGCCCGTGCTGACGCTTGCCAGTTCCGGCACGGCGGCCACCACCTCCCGCGTGATCAGGTGAAAGCCCCGGCGCAGCGGCCTTAGCGTCAGTTCGTGTTGTGCCCACATTGGCTTAGGGTACGGCGTTGGAGGTCTTCTCACGCGCCCGCTTTAGCCTGAATCCGATGCGCCGCCTCTCTGTCTCATCCTTTCTCATGCCCGCCGTGTTGACTGCGCTCATGAGTGCCGCCCCTGCAGGAGCCGTGTCCAGCCTGAGTTTGCCCATTACTGTGCCCCTGGCAGGCGTACAGGGCGCGGCCAATGCGCGGGTTCCTGCCGAGTTTGCGCGGGTGCAGCAGACCCAGAGTTTCCTGAACGGCCTGCTCAGCGTGGAGTTGGCGGGCACGGTTGAGCGGGCCGGACATGTCAGCGTCAAGCCCGCGCCGGAAGGAGATGCACTGATCATCAGCGTGCCGATTCGTGCCGAGTTCCGGGCCACCCCATCGGGCATCGGTTCCTTTCTGGCCCGCGATTTTGGCGGCGCGGCCACCGTCAGCCTGCGGGTGTCGCCCTTTGTGACGCCCGATTGGGAGGCGGGCGCAAAGATTTCGGGCGACTATGCCTGGACAGACCCGTTGAGCGTGGAACTGATGCAGGGCGTGAGGGTGAGCGTGCAAAGCCTGGTGGACGGGCAGGTGCGTGCCCAACTGGATAGGGTGGCGGCGGATGTCGCCAAAGCAGTACGCGAGGGCACGAATCTCCGCACGCGGGCCGGAACCCTGTGGGCGCGGGCGCAGCAACCGTGGACGTTGCCGACCTCTGACCCCGCCTATGCCCGTGTCACGCCGCGCCGCCTCAGCGTGTCGCCCTTCCGTTTCACCCCCGACGCCCTGAAACTGACGGTGGGGGCGGCCTTCGACCTGACCGCCGGGCTGGGCCGTGCGCCTGCTGTGGCTGCTGCGCCGTTGCCTGCGCTGACGGTGGCCGCGCCGCCCACGTCCGGCGTGCAACTGAGCGTGCCCGTGCGTCTGCCCTACGCCGAGTTGTCGCAGGCCGCCACCCGCGCCGCCGCCGCGCAAGTGTTCCCGTTACCCGTGCCCCTCAGTCCCAAACTGCGGATCAACCGCGTGACTGTGCAAGCTAAAGGCTCCAAGTTGCTCGTTACCGCCGAACTCACCATCACCGCGCTGGGCCTGAACGTGAACGCCACCGCCGATATTTCGGGTACACCTGTACTGGACAAGACGGGGCGAATCGTGACCCTCAGCGGCGTGACCGTGCAGACCCGCCGCAACGGAGTCACAGGCCGCGTGCTGGGCTGGCTGGCCGACAGCCGCGCCGAGGCGTATCTGACCCGCGCCGCCCGTTTCGATCTTGGCCCCCGGTTGGATCAGGCGCGTGCCGAGGCTCAGGCCCGCCTGCCCTATGCACCCACGCTGGGAATCCGCCTCAGTGGCACCGTTGGCCCGCTGAAGCTGACCGCGTTGACGGTTGCGCCCGACGCCCTGACCGTGACGGCGGCGGCATCGGGGGAACTGACGGCGGGCGTGGATGCGGGGGCGATCAGGTAAGGCGGGGATGTAGGGTGCGGGTTGTAGGCAGCAGGAAAAGTACAACCCACGTCCTACACCCTATTTCACCCCAGTCAGATTCCGCAGCGGCAAATACTGCGGCGTCCAGATGCGCGAGCGGATCAGGCTTTCCAGTTCGGCGTCGGTCAGGTTGCGAATCCGGCGTTCGGCACACACGCCGTCCGTGATGGTCTGGCGGGCCACACGCACCGCCACTTTCACGCTCACTTCCCGGATATGGCTGATGGGTGGATAGACGCGGTTTCCGTGTGGAATGGTTTCGTCAGCCAGCGTTTGCGCCGCTTCCATGACCATGCCGTCCGTAATCTCGCGGGCGCGGCTGATGATTGCGCCGAAGCCCAGGCCGGGGAAAATAAAGGCGTTGTTGCCCTGCCCCACCGGATAAATCTGGTCGCCGTAGTGAATATCGGCAAAGGGGCTGCCCGTCGCCACAATCGCCGCGCCGTTTGTCCAGCGGATCACGTCACCGGGTTGGGCTTCCACGTTGCTGGTGGGGTTGCTGAGCGGGAAGATGATGGGCCGGGGCGTATGCTCCAGCATGGCCTCGATGGTGGGCTGGCGAAATAGGCCCGGCACTCCGGTCAGGCCCAGCAGCGCGGTGGCGCGGGCATTGACCACCGTTTCATGCAGAGTCGGATACTCGCCCTCTATTTTCCAGCCCAGCAGGTCGGCGGAGTGGCGGGCAAAGCTGAGTTGGTGGTCTTCCAGCCCCGGTTGCCCGTGCATCAGCAGGCCGTGACGGTCTACGACATACACATGCGCGTTGGCATCGGCAAAGCTCAGGCCAGAGCGCATCAGCCCGCTGCGAATGGCACTCGCCACGCCAATCCCGCCCGCGCCCGCGCCCACCACCACAAAGCGCTGATCTTGCAGCCGCTCTCCCTTCAGGCGGGCCGCGCTCATCAGTCCGGCCAGGGCCATCGCGCCCGTGCCCTGAATATCGTCGTTAAAGCTGGGCACCACGCGGCGGTAGCGTTCCAGCACCCGGAAGGCCGTGCCACGCGCAAAATCTTCCCACTGAATGATGGCTTTGGGGTAGCGGGCCGAGACCGCCTCTACAAAACGGTCTAGAAACTCGTCGTAGGCTGGCCCGGTCAGGCGGGTATGGTGCACGCCCAGATACAGCGGATCGTCGATCAAATCCTGGCGGTCTGTGCCCACATCCAGCTCTACGGGCAGCGTCTTGTCTGGCCCCACGCCGCCCGCCGCCGTGTACAGGCTCAGCTTGCCAATAGAAATCGCCATGCCGCCAAAGCCCTG from Deinococcus sp. QL22 encodes:
- a CDS encoding PHP domain-containing protein — protein: MRRQMKIDLHMHTEVSHDCHTRLRDIPAWMMSSNTRTLAVTDHDQQRGGPQLAAIVADMGLSDRLNIIPGEEITTAEGELIGLFLSERIPPRLSPEDTVQAIHAQGGLVMLQHGFDPLKRYRLKPEATARIAESLDLVEVFNSRVSRPHWNRVAAQWAQERGLPMCAGSDAHTLQDIGEAWAEAPFRPVHTPADLLAALAEGTVGGRWTHPVQAYGIKQWRVLRGRLGRGKLRGDS
- a CDS encoding endonuclease/exonuclease/phosphatase family protein, which codes for MWRSRLAWFYLAVVALAWALGEWGAEASVPTLLLAYLPPVVWLLPAPLVLCWTLIRRDGRRRGWATAVLASALAAWGAGLLHSAFAPAPATSAAALRVVTFNTARGTRIAPDKMAANLRAMNADVLMLQETRFMDSDYRAALVAGLPDYALHSAGEVMTLISLKQSRLPVLKTQVFAAPGSNRQYLQTTLGWRGQRLRVVNVHLNTVLLSRALAGDWDSVGRTRDVRNQQVGLLEQIAAAESGPLLLAGDLNTPPRGRLYRRLIRAYGPDAHDQAGRGPGWTFPSLYLRIDHALARGLQPVRVQVLPDAGSDHLPLLVEYALTQTGE
- the hflX gene encoding GTPase HflX, which produces MDKVLGNTSGLRPAQLKSLSNLYRRRIEPGRVGSPELARNLAELAFDIRREVSVLIDRRGRVISVSVADAKAAELPELRMGENRLAGFHLLHAHPKGGGLSKGDLSTLFLKRLDAMSAIEVRAANGEGQPGLVHTAHLTPPGTVGEEEDWRILPPVPSFQIDEFDLGAQVSALEEEIARAARTRQATKDRERAILVQIDQGEFDADERLTELAELARTAGADVVHKELVFRRNLKPGTLVGAGKLEELTSRAYHLDAELLIFGQELGPAQAREIEAATGLKIVDRTQLILDIFALHAQGVESRLQVELAQLRYMKPRLLGAGAQLSRIGGGGGSAAGGAIGTRGPGETKLELDRRRINDRLSFLEKQLENVAMRREERRKQRSRNEVPVVSIVGYTNAGKSTLLNAFTHATDEPRRVLAENKLFATLRPTSRQGFIEGIGPVVLTDTVGFIRDLPKDLTRAFRSTLEEIGDADVLLHVLDAASPGADTRFDAVNRILEDLGFRDMPTVVALNKADATDEDTLRREQGRILDTVGEETPSIPTSALNNRGLNELREALADAINRVQREELAVREETRERAAEWQ
- a CDS encoding protease inhibitor I42 family protein, with the translated sequence MKPLLAALSIFALTSPLLLAAAQPARAPAKATMTRTLDITANQTAPTLTVQAGDVLRFHLPTQAGTGYSWRAVEVEAQYLVLIDKTNTPPPARPAGSPPVVGGAGPTVTYVYYVKKALTQGTARFAIPVSFVETGPSGSSEPLLTFTLTSK
- a CDS encoding diacylglycerol kinase family protein, with protein sequence MTLHPVPHTVGVPAQPHQAQAQARAPSQAQSQSTEATLIYNTRAGSSERASPDHLVEELAAIGYRPIYRATASADDIAHALQGARGTIFVAGGDGTLRAVALHLLACPEEERAALKVGVIPMGTANNVARTLGVLGDPLEVIRAYAGAQAVPFDVGRVRGPWGHDLFLEACGCGLFADVMAEYGPDDGKSVLRAVQAMIRAMPGFAPPTVSLTLDGRAFPDDAYTILEVMNTSATGPTLRFSTHADPTEGTLDVIRVAHSDRESMLAYLTSLLTDTFEDRPSVQSHDARVTEISYVGQIFHVDGETRQADPGGRVRIEAWPGALQMLRPQRQP
- a CDS encoding DUF4403 family protein; this translates as MSAAPAGAVSSLSLPITVPLAGVQGAANARVPAEFARVQQTQSFLNGLLSVELAGTVERAGHVSVKPAPEGDALIISVPIRAEFRATPSGIGSFLARDFGGAATVSLRVSPFVTPDWEAGAKISGDYAWTDPLSVELMQGVRVSVQSLVDGQVRAQLDRVAADVAKAVREGTNLRTRAGTLWARAQQPWTLPTSDPAYARVTPRRLSVSPFRFTPDALKLTVGAAFDLTAGLGRAPAVAAAPLPALTVAAPPTSGVQLSVPVRLPYAELSQAATRAAAAQVFPLPVPLSPKLRINRVTVQAKGSKLLVTAELTITALGLNVNATADISGTPVLDKTGRIVTLSGVTVQTRRNGVTGRVLGWLADSRAEAYLTRAARFDLGPRLDQARAEAQARLPYAPTLGIRLSGTVGPLKLTALTVAPDALTVTAAASGELTAGVDAGAIR
- a CDS encoding transposase — protein: MLSVGATWFKRGSGQQFEIPTRWGSSGRINLIGTYSLHACEEVLEVRELEGSCNGDQVIAYLNTLASVCDPNQLTVVVLDNAPFHRSAKLREQRASWEQQGLFLRYLPPYAPFLNLIEEVWRKLKGILMPRRCDNAVTELRAALMTGLKILGAKFI
- a CDS encoding helix-turn-helix domain-containing protein, whose amino-acid sequence is MARPARRIDISEDADELLRELEISPHTHPKVRLRASILRLHRQGWSIPQLSAHFGRNHQAIHHDFTRFEERGIPGLADECPPGQPSKVTPEMEQFLHKQLREQRFWNAPLLCEALAQQFGVGIRPRALANHLQRLGYRWKRARYSPAQTLDPEIIAPHQASLEILKRGHWTANSP
- a CDS encoding secondary thiamine-phosphate synthase enzyme YjbQ, with the protein product MWAQHELTLRPLRRGFHLITREVVAAVPELASVSTGLLHVFIQHTSASLTLNENASPDVRRDFERYFNHAVPDGWAEFEHTQEGPDDMAAHIKASLLGPSLTLPVRAGRLALGTWQGIYLCEHRDQGGSRKLVLTLQGE